The nucleotide window TCCTGGCGGCGACGGTCATCGTCGCGGGAGCGATTGCCACGCCGCAAGCGTCGGCTGCTCCGGCGCCTTCCACTTACGCGAACGTCGAGAAGGCGATCCGCGACATCAACGAGGGCTGGTCGCGTCCTGATGCGCCCAAGGACCCCAACGCGCCGGGCTGGGGGGTCTTCTTCGAGGCCATCCTTCTGCAGGCGAAAAAATACGACCAAGCTCAGAAGCCTGAAGATCGATTAACCGCGTTGAATCAGCTTTATCAGATGTCCGTGGCCCTGGAGCCCGTCGCCTGGCAGCCGGCTCAGGCGGTCCGCGAGGAGCTCCGCTCGTGGCTGCGGCCTCGCGTGCAGTTGGCCTGGGCTGAGCGTCGAATCGACGACCACATCAAGGGGCTGCCTCCGACCACCGACCCCTCCGTGCAGGCGAACCGCCAGGCCTGGGCCGACTTCGTCGGCAACGATCTGGGCAAGGCTCTGAGCAAGTACCACGGAGCCTCCAGCGTCGGCCAGCGGCAGGACGGGCTCAACGACATCCACCGTGCGCTCGCGGCGCTCAATCAGCGGAACGCCTCGCAGCCCTGGCAGCCTTCCGCCGAGCTTCAAAACGCGATCAACGGCCTGTTCAACCAGCCCAACCTGGACGTCACGGCTGACCTCTCGATCGTCCAGCCGATCTTCGACGCCCCGCTGGTCCAGACCGGCCCCGTCTACCGCAAAGGCTACTGGTCCCAGGTGACGGCCGGCCCCAAGACGGGCTTCGGTCTGCTCCCTAGCGACAACGGGATCGCCTTCTACAATCGCCAGCAGCTCCAGAGCTCAACGCCGATCACCGACTTCCAGAACCAGATCGCCGCCGACCCCCAGGGCCAGCGTGCGGCTCGGATGTACTACTTCTCGGCGACGACCTACGACTGGGCTGAGCAGACGATTGTCGCCCTGCTGAGCCCCTCGGGCCTCTCGCTGACTCCCCAGTCGACGCACAACATCAGCGCCCAGATCTGCTCCGCGCCTCAGGCCGGCGGCGGTCTGATGCGGGCGATCGCGGGGCTGGTCGGCTACTCGCAGGATCGGATCAACAACGAGGTCTATCAAAACGCCCTGCCCCGCTTCCAGCAGCAGATCCCGCAAGAGGCCCAGGAAGAGGCCGAGGAGCGGATCGCCGGCGAACTGGCCCAGCGCAACGGCCAGATTCGGCAGTACCTTCCCGGCAACAACCTGCTGGCGATTCAGGAGTTCCTGATCTCAGGCCTTACGATGCGATCGCGGCCTGACGCCGTCTACGTCGGCGGCCTGTTCCAGTCGAGCACCGGCGACCACCAGCGCGGGGCGGATTCGCCGCAGCCCGCCCGATTCGCCGCTCCCGACGCCGGGCTGACCGCCGACATCCACGTCGGCTCCGTCCTCACCAGTGCCGTTGATGGGCTCTTCCACCGCCCGGGCGTCCAGGAAGTCCAGAACTTCATGATCGTCACCCACGACGTCCCTCCGGGCACGCCTCCGGGCGAAGCCGTGACCGTGACGAAGAACGTCGACTTTCCGACCTACCTCAAGGCCGTCGACGAAGCGAAGAAGGCCAACAACCCCAAGGTGCAGGCGATCCGCGTGAAGCGGCCCTCGCAGGCCCCGACGTTCGCCGCCGACGCCCGCGGGTTCCTCGTGGCCGTGGTCAAGGACGTCGAGATCGAAGTCCCCGCCCCCGATCCCAACAGCCAGGCCGGGAAGGCTGTCGGAGTCGAGGCGAAGGTCCTGCGCATCAAGCTGCCGCAGGCGGAGATCGCCCTTTCCTACAAGGTCGATCCCAAGTCCGCCAACTCGTTCCACGTCTCCGGCAAGGTTGAGGACCTGACCGTCCCGCCGACCTCGGAGGTCGTCGCGATTCTGGACGACGAGAAGGCCCCTCACTCGCTCAACCGCTTTAGCGGGGCGCTGGTGATCACGGCGCTTCTCGGCAAGCTGCGGACGACGCCGCTCGACCTGAACCTCGACAACGTTCGTCTGCCGGGGCTCGCCATCACGTCGATCTCGCCCGTCGATCCCTCAGGCTGGGCCCGAGTGAACCTCGTCCGAACCAACGAGCCGATCGCCTCGCCGATGGTCCAGGCTCCTACAGAGCCGGCGCCGGTCGTCGAGGCCCAGCCTCAGCCGGCTTACGTCACCGTTCCCGTTCAGGTTCAGGTGCCGGTCCAGGCGGCCGTCGTAACCTACGAGCCGTGATCGAGAGCTGAGAGATCAACCTGTTCACGAGTACTTCGGCCGGGTGCCCGCGGAATACCGCGGAGCCCCGGCCGTCGTGCTTTTCAGTAGACGACGGTCTCAGCCGCGAGCATCTCCGGGTCGATGGCCCGAATGATCTCCGCGGCCTGCTCGGCGTCATCGCTGCTGACGTCCAGGTGAGTGCAAGCCCGTAACGTCTGATCGCCGAGGGCGGAAGCGAGAACGCCGTGCGACTTGAGATGCGCGACCACCTCCGCCGCCGTGGCGAGCGACGGATCCACGGTCACCCAGACGAGGTTCGTCTCGACCTGAGATTCGAGTTCGAGTCCTTCGACTTCCGAGAACGCCTCTGCGAGGATCAGCGCATTGGCATGATCCTCGGCGAGTCGCTCGACGTTGTTCTCGAGCGCATAAAGTGCGGCCGCCGCCAGAACGCCTGCCTGGCGCATCCCGCCGCCGAGCAACTTCCGCAGCCGCCGCGCCTGACGGATGGCCTGCGCCGAGCCGGCGACGGCCGAGCCGACAGGGGCACCCAGGCCCTTCGAGAAGCAGATCGCCATCGTGTCGAAGGACTTCCCCCATTCGTCGGCTGGTACGCCCGAGGCCACCACGGCGTTCATCAGCCGGGCGCCGTCGAGATGCATCGCCAGTCCCTCGCTCCGCGCCCATGAGGCGATCGCGCGGACGTCCTCGATCGGATGGACCCGACCGCCCCCACGGTTGTGCGTGTTCTCCAACGTGACCAGCCGCGTGCGGACGTGGTGCGGGTCGTCGGGGTGGATCGCGTCCTCGATCTCGTCGAGAGTCAGCAGGCCGGATTCGCCGAGAAAGGTCCGCGACGTGACTCCCCAGAGACGGGCGATTCCGCCGGCCTCCCACCAGTAGACGTGCGACGTTCCGGAGCAGAGCAACTCGTCCCCCGGACGCGTGTGCAGGCCAATGGCGATCTGGTTGGCCATCGTCCCCGACGGCGTGAAGAGCGCCGCTTCCTTGCCGAGTAGGGCGGCCGTGCGAGCTTCGAGGGCCTGGACCGTGGGGTCCTCGCCGTAAACGTCGTCCCCCACCGCCGCCTCGGCCATCGCCTTTCGCATCGCCGGCGAGGGCCTGGTCACGGTGTCGGACCGGAGGTCGATCGGCGGTCGGCTCATCGGCGGACGTCTCCTCGAAAAGGCGCTGGGGAAGTCGTTTCGACCGCAGATTGTCGGTCTCCACACACCGCTCGGTCAACCCAACGCCGGAGACTGTCGACGAGCAGGCGGTGGTGACGTATCCTGGTCGCTTTCACTCGCCCCCTCGTAGGCTGGGTCGAGACCTCGCCCTCGCGACCCTCGGCCTCGTCAAGCTGGGTCTCGACCCAGCCTACGGACAAAGGATTCGTCCGGATGGGCTATCGTTCGCTTGCCGAATGCGTCGCGGATCTCCGCAAAAACGACCGCCTCGTCGTGATCGAGGAGGAGGTCGACCCTTATCTGGAAGTTGGCGCAATCCAGCGCAGGGTCTATCAGGCGGGAGGTCCGGCCCTTCTTTTCCGTCGGGTGAAGGGGACGGCCTTCCCGATGGCCGGGAATCTGTTCGGGACCATCGAACGCGCCCGCTTCCTCTTCCGCGATACCCTCGACTCCGTCGCCCGCCTCGTCGAAATGAAGGTCGACCCGTCCGCTGCCATGAAGCGCCCCTGGCGGTTCCGGGGCGTCCCCTTCACCGGCCTGCACCTCCTGCCGAAGCGCGTTCATCGGGGTCCGATCCTGGCTCATCAAACCACGATCTCGAAACTCCCCGCCCTGACCTCGTGGCCCAAGGACGGCGGCCCGTTCGTCACCCTGCCGCTGGTTTACACCGAGGATCCCGACCGTCCCGGCCTGGCCCGGTCGAACCTGGGAATGTACCGGGTCCAGCTCTCCGGCAATGAGTACGAGACCGACCGCGAGGTGGGCCTGCACTACCAGATCCATCGCGGAATCGGCGTCCACCACGCGGCGGCCATCCGTCGCGGCGAGCCCCTCCGCGTGAACGTCGTGGTCGGCGGCCCCCCCGCGATGATGGTCGCGGCGGTGATGCCGCTCCCCGAGGGGCTGCCCGAGTTCGCCTTCGCCGGCGCCCTGGGGGGTCGAAGGGTGGCGATGGTCGCCCCCGAAGGCCGGCTGGCCATGCCGGCCGAAGCCGACTTCGTCATCTCGGGCTACATCGACCCGAACGTCCGCAAGCCCGAGGGTCCCTTCGGCGACCACCTCGGCTACTACAGCC belongs to Paludisphaera rhizosphaerae and includes:
- the ltaE gene encoding low-specificity L-threonine aldolase codes for the protein MSRPPIDLRSDTVTRPSPAMRKAMAEAAVGDDVYGEDPTVQALEARTAALLGKEAALFTPSGTMANQIAIGLHTRPGDELLCSGTSHVYWWEAGGIARLWGVTSRTFLGESGLLTLDEIEDAIHPDDPHHVRTRLVTLENTHNRGGGRVHPIEDVRAIASWARSEGLAMHLDGARLMNAVVASGVPADEWGKSFDTMAICFSKGLGAPVGSAVAGSAQAIRQARRLRKLLGGGMRQAGVLAAAALYALENNVERLAEDHANALILAEAFSEVEGLELESQVETNLVWVTVDPSLATAAEVVAHLKSHGVLASALGDQTLRACTHLDVSSDDAEQAAEIIRAIDPEMLAAETVVY